One Alkalidesulfovibrio alkalitolerans DSM 16529 genomic region harbors:
- a CDS encoding alpha,alpha-trehalose-phosphate synthase (UDP-forming), with translation MKEHNAFSTRLVVVSNRLPISLAQEKGAWTVKPGAGGLVTALAPVLMNRGGLWIGWAGAAAGADLKGLLTAFSKDAGYDLHPVFLSEEEIKGYYFGFSNEIIWPLFHDFQSRCNFMPQYWNAYLNVNLKFAEVTARHSRDSDYIWVHDYHLMHLAFMLRNMGLERNCGFFLHIPFPPPDIFLKLPWRDKIIRALLEFDLVGFQTMRDRRNFVECTEALVPEAKLSGRGNIVAISLKRRSIRAGCFPISIDFNSFAALASSPEVVKAAEEIQEALRYRKIILGVDRMDYSKGIPQRLQAIRQLFVKYPDLQEKVTFVQIAVPSREEIPEYFALKNEIEQLVGEINGQFTRPGWIPIHYQYRNLPRRELIAYYRAADMALVTPLRDGMNLVAKEYCAANVTESGVLFLSEFAGAAAQLQKVGAILVNPYDTEGTAKAIHRAFYMDTRERHSRMVKLRDSVRRNNIYWWVDSFLQAAFSRHLDDFPQETVDFRASVAFDPNGK, from the coding sequence ATGAAGGAACACAATGCCTTCTCCACCAGGCTGGTGGTCGTTTCGAATCGACTTCCAATTTCGCTCGCACAAGAGAAAGGAGCATGGACCGTAAAGCCCGGAGCCGGAGGTCTCGTGACTGCGCTTGCGCCCGTGCTCATGAACAGGGGAGGGCTTTGGATCGGCTGGGCGGGAGCAGCGGCCGGAGCCGACCTCAAGGGGCTCTTGACCGCCTTCTCCAAGGACGCGGGCTACGATCTGCACCCGGTCTTTCTCAGTGAGGAGGAGATCAAGGGGTATTATTTCGGTTTTTCCAACGAGATCATATGGCCCCTCTTTCACGATTTTCAGTCCCGGTGCAACTTCATGCCCCAATACTGGAACGCGTACCTGAATGTGAACCTTAAGTTCGCCGAGGTCACGGCACGCCACAGTCGCGATTCCGACTACATCTGGGTGCATGACTATCACTTGATGCATCTCGCCTTTATGCTGCGCAACATGGGGCTGGAGCGAAACTGCGGCTTTTTTCTGCACATTCCCTTCCCACCTCCCGACATTTTTCTCAAGCTCCCTTGGCGCGACAAGATTATACGCGCGCTCCTCGAATTCGATCTCGTCGGATTTCAGACCATGCGCGATCGCCGCAACTTCGTGGAGTGCACCGAGGCTCTTGTCCCGGAGGCAAAATTGAGTGGGCGGGGAAACATCGTGGCTATTTCGCTCAAAAGGCGTTCCATTAGGGCCGGATGTTTCCCCATAAGCATCGACTTCAACTCCTTTGCGGCCCTTGCGTCGTCCCCGGAGGTGGTCAAGGCCGCCGAGGAAATTCAGGAGGCCCTGCGGTACCGCAAGATCATTCTTGGCGTGGACCGTATGGACTATTCCAAGGGCATTCCTCAACGCCTTCAGGCGATCCGGCAATTATTCGTCAAATATCCTGACTTGCAGGAAAAGGTTACATTCGTTCAGATCGCCGTACCAAGCCGCGAGGAGATTCCCGAATATTTCGCATTGAAAAACGAGATCGAACAACTCGTTGGAGAAATCAACGGGCAATTCACCCGGCCCGGCTGGATTCCCATACACTACCAATACCGGAATTTGCCGCGTCGGGAGCTTATTGCCTACTACCGCGCCGCGGACATGGCGCTCGTCACCCCGCTCAGGGACGGGATGAATCTGGTCGCCAAGGAATATTGCGCGGCGAACGTTACGGAAAGCGGCGTGCTCTTTCTTTCCGAATTCGCCGGAGCGGCCGCCCAACTTCAGAAGGTGGGGGCGATTCTCGTCAATCCCTACGATACGGAAGGGACGGCCAAGGCGATTCACCGGGCCTTCTACATGGATACGCGAGAGCGGCACTCTCGCATGGTCAAATTGAGAGACTCCGTGCGCAGAAACAACATCTATTGGTGGGTCGATTCCTTCCTTCAGGCGGCGTTCTCCCGTCATCTCGATGACTTTCCCCAGGAAACCGTGGATTTCCGCGCCTCCGTGGCCTTCGATCCGAATGGCAAGTGA
- the rsmA gene encoding 16S rRNA (adenine(1518)-N(6)/adenine(1519)-N(6))-dimethyltransferase RsmA — MASEKGGPLAVRAKRSLGQNFLVDRNIARRIVAALGAPNEGPVLEIGPGQGALTSILAETASRPILALEKDRELARLVKERYPQAGVVIGDGLSFAWEGLAGLPGIRLIGNLPYNVASPMLWEIVHRASGWNKAVFMVQYEVGRRIVAVPGNGEYGALSVWLQAFSTPRLLFKVPPQVFRPIPKIDSAVLSFVPRPPGERPRHPETLSRILATCFQKRRKQLKSILKMWMTESLPEEMSARGIPVTARPEDLSVSEFIWLGERIFGSSPLDLIPKI; from the coding sequence ATGGCAAGTGAGAAGGGCGGTCCCCTTGCCGTGAGGGCCAAACGAAGCCTGGGGCAGAATTTTCTGGTGGACAGGAACATCGCCCGCCGTATCGTGGCGGCCTTGGGTGCTCCGAACGAGGGGCCTGTGCTTGAAATCGGCCCTGGCCAAGGGGCCTTGACTTCCATCTTGGCTGAGACTGCAAGCAGGCCCATTCTGGCCCTTGAAAAGGACCGGGAACTTGCTCGGCTCGTCAAGGAGCGGTACCCCCAGGCGGGGGTCGTCATTGGCGACGGGCTGTCATTCGCCTGGGAAGGCCTTGCGGGACTTCCCGGAATCAGGCTGATTGGAAACCTCCCTTACAACGTCGCCTCGCCCATGCTGTGGGAAATCGTGCACCGTGCCTCGGGCTGGAACAAAGCAGTGTTCATGGTTCAGTACGAAGTGGGACGTCGGATCGTGGCTGTGCCCGGAAATGGCGAATACGGTGCCTTGTCGGTCTGGCTCCAGGCGTTTTCCACCCCCCGCTTGCTGTTCAAAGTTCCACCGCAGGTTTTTCGGCCGATTCCAAAGATCGACTCGGCGGTGCTGTCTTTTGTACCACGACCTCCTGGCGAACGCCCGCGTCATCCCGAGACCTTGTCCCGCATTCTTGCGACGTGTTTCCAGAAAAGGCGTAAGCAATTGAAATCAATTCTGAAGATGTGGATGACAGAGAGTTTGCCGGAAGAGATGAGTGCTCGCGGAATTCCTGTCACGGCTCGGCCAGAGGATCTGTCCGTAAGCGAATTCATCTGGCTCGGCGAGCGGATTTTCGGGTCCTCCCCGCTTGACTTGATTCCCAAAATCTAG
- a CDS encoding PAS domain S-box protein produces the protein MRRIFDYIRRRLILKINLPVAVVLILSTSIWASFHLSFQERIVTENIIQHAERLSNTIRLGLHYAMMLNSRDDIKMIVNNYSRLGEIRGVRIIDKYSVVMFSSHASEVGEEIDQASGICQVCHAISPAILYPTQEQSIYQQTVVNDERIMRMVSPIPNDPGCSGPPCHYHRPDEPILGVLDIAFSLDQTDLLARDSRRNTILLAVLLFVSIFATLFILFFVLIKRPLSKIVQGAGQLAKGVKIERAMVDQPDEIGQLSKAIFEMGNDLIDKQDQLRIQRNQYQNLFEGVPCLITVQNEDLQLLSFNRTFEEKFSASVGEYCYKAYKNRDDPCPSCPVLKTISDGKSHVTEETGYYKDGRKAHWIVTTSPIYDTDGNVVAAMEMCLDITSRKELEEEVRRSEKKYCDIFNNIPNSLFVIDADDFSILDCNRSALSLYGYTKSELLGMSFLQLCVDDGSNSCIRAVQTGDIINQSKHITKSGREFYVSVHSSPSEFAGRKVWLVSITDITKRLEIEQHLIQASKMATLGEMATGVAHELNQPLAVIQTSVDLLKRKIGRGDPVPAEDIAKIAELASGSVDRATKIIGHMRAFGRMSDIQMERVNINDVLKRAFEFFKQQLTLRNITVDWDEDEKLPLVLCEPNRMEQVFINFLLNARDAIEEKAQKSGGDNDRRITIKTMHNHEFVTVRISDTGTGVPKSLRNRIFEPFFTTKQVGKGTGLGLSISYGIVRDCGGTINVTNNDSGGASFFIRLPVAPRK, from the coding sequence ATGCGGCGCATCTTCGACTACATCCGACGCAGGTTGATCCTCAAGATCAACCTGCCCGTCGCCGTGGTGCTCATTCTCAGCACCTCCATCTGGGCCTCCTTCCACCTCTCTTTTCAGGAACGGATAGTCACGGAAAATATCATCCAGCATGCCGAGCGGTTGTCCAACACCATCCGACTTGGACTGCACTATGCGATGATGCTGAACTCGCGCGACGACATCAAAATGATCGTCAACAACTACAGCAGATTGGGCGAAATTCGTGGTGTCCGCATCATCGACAAATACTCGGTGGTCATGTTCTCCAGCCATGCCTCTGAGGTCGGAGAGGAGATCGACCAAGCCTCGGGCATCTGCCAAGTCTGCCACGCGATATCGCCCGCCATTCTGTACCCCACGCAAGAGCAAAGCATTTACCAGCAGACCGTGGTCAACGATGAACGCATCATGCGCATGGTCAGTCCCATCCCCAACGATCCCGGCTGCTCGGGACCGCCCTGTCACTACCACCGTCCCGACGAACCCATTCTGGGAGTGCTCGATATCGCGTTCTCCCTCGACCAAACCGATCTTCTCGCGCGCGACAGCAGGCGGAACACGATCCTGCTAGCCGTCCTGCTCTTCGTGTCCATTTTCGCGACCCTTTTCATTCTTTTCTTCGTGCTCATCAAACGGCCCTTGAGCAAAATCGTGCAAGGCGCGGGACAATTGGCCAAGGGCGTCAAGATCGAACGGGCCATGGTCGACCAACCCGACGAGATCGGCCAACTTTCAAAAGCCATTTTCGAGATGGGCAACGACCTCATCGACAAGCAAGATCAGTTGCGCATCCAGCGCAACCAATACCAAAACCTTTTTGAGGGTGTGCCTTGTCTGATAACGGTGCAGAACGAAGACCTCCAGCTCCTTTCTTTCAACAGGACCTTCGAGGAAAAATTCTCCGCAAGCGTCGGGGAATACTGCTACAAGGCGTACAAGAACCGCGATGACCCCTGTCCTTCATGCCCTGTACTCAAGACCATCAGCGACGGAAAATCCCATGTCACCGAGGAGACGGGTTACTACAAGGACGGCCGCAAGGCACACTGGATAGTTACCACCTCACCGATCTACGATACAGACGGCAACGTTGTCGCAGCCATGGAGATGTGCCTCGACATCACCTCCCGCAAAGAGCTTGAGGAAGAGGTACGTCGTTCCGAAAAGAAATATTGCGATATTTTCAACAATATTCCGAATTCGCTCTTCGTCATCGATGCGGACGACTTTTCCATTCTCGACTGCAACCGAAGCGCCTTGAGCCTCTATGGATACACCAAGAGCGAACTTCTCGGCATGTCGTTTCTTCAACTCTGCGTTGACGATGGTTCGAATAGCTGCATCCGGGCAGTGCAGACAGGCGACATCATCAACCAATCCAAACACATCACCAAATCGGGCCGGGAATTCTATGTCTCGGTTCATTCTTCGCCGTCGGAATTCGCGGGGCGAAAGGTTTGGCTGGTTTCCATCACGGACATCACCAAGCGACTTGAAATCGAACAACATCTGATCCAGGCTAGCAAAATGGCCACGCTAGGTGAAATGGCTACGGGCGTGGCTCACGAACTGAACCAGCCGTTGGCGGTCATCCAAACTTCGGTGGACCTGCTCAAGCGCAAAATCGGTCGTGGCGACCCTGTTCCAGCCGAGGACATTGCAAAAATCGCCGAACTTGCATCCGGCAGCGTGGATCGAGCCACCAAAATCATCGGTCATATGCGCGCATTCGGCCGCATGTCCGACATCCAAATGGAACGGGTGAACATCAACGACGTGCTCAAGCGCGCCTTCGAATTCTTCAAGCAACAGTTGACACTGCGCAATATAACTGTCGATTGGGATGAAGACGAAAAGCTGCCATTGGTCCTTTGCGAACCTAACCGCATGGAGCAAGTATTCATCAATTTCCTGCTCAACGCTCGGGACGCAATTGAAGAGAAAGCCCAGAAAAGCGGCGGCGATAACGACCGACGGATCACCATCAAGACGATGCACAACCACGAATTCGTCACCGTGCGCATCAGTGACACCGGCACAGGTGTGCCCAAATCCCTCCGCAACAGGATTTTCGAACCGTTCTTCACCACCAAACAGGTGGGCAAGGGAACGGGCCTGGGGCTCTCCATCAGCTACGGCATAGTCCGTGACTGCGGCGGCACAATCAACGTGACGAACAACGACTCGGGCGGCGCGAGCTTCTTCATCCGCCTGCCCGTCGCACCCCGAAAATAG
- a CDS encoding HU family DNA-binding protein codes for MTKAELVAKIADKASTTKANAERALNAFLEAVEATLVKEGKLTLTGFGTFVVEERKARTGRNPRTGKAITIPSTKVVKFRPGKLLKDAVK; via the coding sequence ATGACGAAGGCTGAACTGGTTGCCAAGATCGCGGACAAGGCGTCCACCACCAAGGCCAATGCCGAGCGCGCTCTCAACGCGTTCCTTGAGGCCGTCGAAGCCACCCTGGTCAAGGAAGGCAAGCTGACCCTGACCGGCTTCGGAACGTTTGTTGTCGAAGAGCGCAAGGCTCGCACCGGCCGTAACCCGCGTACCGGCAAGGCCATCACCATCCCCTCCACCAAGGTGGTGAAGTTCCGTCCCGGCAAGCTCCTCAAGGACGCCGTGAAATAA
- a CDS encoding DUF2062 domain-containing protein, protein MSENGNGRGARGFLTRLVRQSRLYWLKVLRIKAEPEVVARGIACGVFAAWLPVVPGVPFQILVAIVSSFILRGSKVAAFLATWISNPLNWVFFYFVTYKVGGFFSPFEHLSIRIESFDMEAIKQLANVGWRGLVVMIIGGTIIGIPSGVVAYFISLPLIRGYRKRRALRQMRKTTSL, encoded by the coding sequence ATGAGCGAGAACGGCAACGGGCGCGGAGCCCGGGGATTCCTGACGCGGCTTGTCCGCCAGTCGCGACTGTATTGGCTTAAGGTATTGCGCATCAAGGCCGAGCCCGAAGTCGTGGCGCGCGGCATCGCCTGCGGTGTTTTTGCTGCCTGGCTGCCCGTGGTGCCTGGCGTACCATTTCAGATCCTGGTCGCTATTGTGTCGTCCTTCATCCTGCGTGGCAGCAAAGTCGCAGCGTTTCTGGCCACCTGGATATCCAATCCTCTCAACTGGGTGTTCTTTTACTTCGTGACCTACAAAGTGGGCGGTTTTTTCTCCCCCTTCGAGCACCTCAGCATCCGGATCGAATCGTTCGACATGGAAGCCATCAAGCAACTCGCCAACGTCGGTTGGAGGGGACTTGTGGTGATGATAATCGGCGGCACTATTATCGGTATCCCAAGCGGCGTGGTCGCTTATTTCATCTCCCTGCCGCTCATTCGGGGCTACCGCAAGCGCCGTGCCTTGCGCCAGATGCGCAAGACGACCTCGTTGTGA